A window of the Desulforapulum autotrophicum HRM2 genome harbors these coding sequences:
- a CDS encoding glycosyltransferase family 4 protein, with protein sequence MKIFVTGTRGIPDIPGGVEKHCQELYPIITQMGHEVFVATRKPYVKKKSLSWKSIKLIHTFAPRQKSLEAIVHTFLAVVKAWQMNVDVLHIHAVGPGLMVPFAKLLGLKVVITNHGPDYDRKKWGKAAKVMLRFGEYLGGKFADEIIVISSVIQNIIKQRCKRSSSVIYNGVPFPALSRETGFINRIGVEPGRYIIAVARFVPEKGLDLLINAFQPLSKNYKLVIAGDADHETEYSRTLKQMIDKDDNIIRTGYITGEPLNQLFSHAGLFVLPSFHEGLPISLLEAMSYGLSVLVSDIPANLEVDLEENRFFKTGDLNDLKEKLSYHLCHEISDQEKGYFRKQIQEKYNWKKIAEQTIGCYAKALS encoded by the coding sequence GTGAAAATTTTCGTTACTGGAACCCGGGGAATTCCGGATATCCCCGGGGGGGTTGAAAAGCATTGCCAGGAACTCTATCCCATTATAACTCAAATGGGGCATGAGGTTTTTGTTGCGACCCGAAAGCCATATGTTAAGAAAAAATCATTATCCTGGAAGTCTATCAAATTGATTCATACTTTTGCTCCCAGACAAAAAAGTCTTGAGGCAATTGTCCACACTTTTTTAGCTGTTGTGAAAGCCTGGCAGATGAATGTGGATGTCCTTCATATCCATGCAGTGGGGCCTGGATTAATGGTACCTTTTGCAAAACTTTTGGGTTTGAAGGTTGTAATAACAAATCATGGACCAGATTATGATCGTAAAAAATGGGGAAAAGCCGCAAAAGTTATGCTCAGGTTTGGTGAATACCTTGGAGGCAAATTTGCTGATGAGATAATTGTAATTTCCTCAGTCATTCAAAATATAATTAAACAAAGATGCAAACGAAGTTCATCTGTTATTTATAATGGTGTTCCATTTCCGGCTTTATCAAGAGAAACAGGTTTTATAAATAGAATTGGTGTAGAACCTGGTAGATATATTATTGCCGTGGCAAGATTTGTTCCTGAAAAAGGGCTTGATTTGCTAATTAATGCCTTTCAGCCGCTTAGTAAAAATTATAAACTGGTAATTGCTGGTGATGCCGATCATGAGACAGAATATAGCCGCACCCTTAAACAGATGATTGATAAGGACGACAATATTATACGGACGGGTTATATTACAGGGGAACCTTTAAATCAATTATTCTCCCATGCAGGTCTTTTTGTTCTCCCTTCCTTTCATGAAGGGTTGCCCATCTCCCTACTTGAGGCCATGAGCTACGGGCTTTCAGTGTTAGTCTCTGATATTCCGGCTAACCTGGAAGTGGACCTTGAGGAAAATAGATTCTTCAAAACTGGGGATTTGAATGATTTAAAAGAAAAATTATCCTATCATCTTTGCCATGAAATTTCTGACCAAGAGAAGGGCTATTTCAGAAAACAAATTCAAGAGAAATATAATTGGAAAAAAATTGCAGAGCAGACAATAGGGTGTTATGCAAAAGCGCTCTCCTAA
- the tnpC gene encoding IS66 family transposase: protein MKVDSIDVDETVKTARKLLEEEQISPALKAALDVLFLLVTLLCNRLGLNSSNSSKPPSSDPNRKKTKREPGVNKPGGQAGHIGSTLERDPNPDFVEPIKVDRATLPEGTYKEIEPVVRQVIDIDISKVVTEYRAQVLEDKNGIRYTAVFPEGVTKAVQYGVSVKAHATFFSQYQLIPYDRVEETFRDQLGIPISKGSIYNFNKEAFIKLEEFDQIVKRRLFQSHLCHADETGININSVRRWLHCTSNALWTYFFPHEKRGKEAMDEIGILPLFKGILCHDHLKPYLKYDCQHSLCNAHHLRELERAWEQDNQTWARDMRDLLKEINIAVDDAGGQLKQADSENYRKKYRDLLETAQGECPPPDENKRKKGQRGRLKRSKSRSLLERLVDYETETLRFMDDSIVPFTNNQGENDLRMTKVQQKISGCFRSEEGAKIFCRVRSYLSTCKKHGMMASEALRILFEGKLPDFCYED from the coding sequence ATAAAGGTGGATTCCATCGACGTAGATGAAACAGTTAAGACAGCCAGGAAATTGCTGGAAGAGGAACAGATTTCTCCGGCATTGAAAGCTGCACTTGACGTCTTGTTTTTGTTGGTCACTTTATTGTGTAACCGCCTGGGCCTTAACAGCAGTAACAGCAGCAAGCCTCCCTCTTCAGATCCCAATCGAAAAAAGACAAAGAGAGAACCGGGGGTAAATAAGCCCGGCGGACAAGCTGGGCATATCGGCAGTACTCTGGAAAGAGACCCGAATCCTGATTTTGTAGAACCCATAAAGGTTGACAGAGCCACCCTGCCCGAGGGTACTTACAAAGAGATAGAACCTGTTGTCAGGCAGGTGATTGATATCGACATCTCAAAAGTCGTGACGGAATATCGGGCTCAAGTACTTGAGGATAAAAATGGCATACGCTATACCGCTGTTTTCCCTGAAGGCGTCACCAAAGCCGTTCAGTATGGTGTCAGTGTGAAGGCCCACGCCACATTTTTTTCTCAGTATCAGCTGATTCCCTATGACAGGGTAGAAGAAACTTTCAGGGATCAGTTGGGAATTCCCATCAGCAAAGGGTCAATATATAATTTCAACAAAGAGGCCTTTATAAAACTGGAGGAGTTTGATCAAATTGTCAAACGCAGACTGTTCCAGTCACATTTATGTCATGCCGATGAGACCGGCATCAATATAAATAGTGTCAGGCGCTGGCTGCATTGCACATCCAATGCGCTCTGGACCTATTTTTTCCCACATGAAAAAAGAGGCAAGGAGGCCATGGATGAAATAGGAATTCTTCCCCTATTCAAAGGCATTCTTTGCCACGATCACTTGAAACCATATTTGAAATATGATTGTCAGCATTCCCTTTGCAACGCTCACCACTTGAGGGAGTTAGAGCGGGCATGGGAACAGGATAATCAGACATGGGCCAGGGACATGAGGGATTTGTTGAAAGAGATCAATATTGCGGTGGATGATGCCGGTGGCCAACTCAAACAGGCAGATTCTGAAAACTACCGAAAAAAATATCGGGATCTGCTGGAAACAGCCCAAGGGGAATGCCCGCCACCTGATGAAAACAAGAGGAAAAAAGGACAACGGGGCCGACTCAAGCGCTCTAAATCAAGAAGTCTTCTTGAACGATTGGTGGACTATGAAACGGAAACTCTGAGATTCATGGACGACTCCATAGTGCCCTTTACCAACAATCAGGGTGAAAATGATCTCAGAATGACCAAAGTTCAGCAGAAGATATCCGGGTGCTTCCGCTCCGAGGAGGGTGCGAAAATTTTCTGTCGGGTTCGAAGTTATCTTTCCACGTGCAAAAAACATGGGATGATGGCAAGCGAAGCATTGCGCATTTTATTTGAAGGCAAGCTTCCCGATTTTTGCTATGAAGATTAG
- a CDS encoding IS4 family transposase, giving the protein MKKNNTPVAPEDQSITPDKLGIFGNYFSILKVGNMLNKSGITKTKGASLLELFTIVFNLAFVGKNLFEGVVRNKKIGVGKDAVYDFLNSPRYNWRRFTLFLCSRIYILIKNLLDNSSEEVLIIDDSTYDRSRSKKVELLSKVYDHCTGRYLKGFRMLTLGWSDGNSFLGIDFALLSSKDEKNRYNEINPKIDKRTCGYKRRKEAITKSTELLEPMVKRAINLGIRAKYLVMDSWFSMPSAISTLRKHIHVICMLKDQWKWFYTYNGKKFRLSDLYGKLKKQRGPSQIKASVIVTLSDGNKARIIFVSCDTKRGWLAVLSTDVSIAEEEILRLYGKRWDIEVFFKMCKQHLKLVKEIQIRNYDCLIGHTSLVIARYNILSLFQREGIDQRSFGDIFRACNEELTNITFIEALKRIIQLATATLRKAHKLSDKVITAMFDVIMGQAAIYFGLSDNKRPQLAGVLG; this is encoded by the coding sequence ATCAAAAAGAATAATACCCCAGTAGCCCCTGAAGATCAATCAATAACCCCTGATAAGCTCGGAATTTTTGGCAATTACTTCTCCATATTAAAGGTAGGAAACATGCTAAACAAATCGGGGATAACCAAAACAAAAGGTGCATCACTCCTGGAATTGTTCACAATTGTTTTCAACCTTGCATTTGTCGGCAAGAATCTTTTTGAAGGTGTGGTTCGGAATAAAAAGATAGGTGTAGGTAAAGATGCTGTATATGATTTTTTGAATTCCCCCAGATATAACTGGAGACGTTTCACACTTTTTCTTTGCAGCCGGATTTATATTCTCATTAAAAACCTTTTGGATAATTCTTCTGAAGAGGTCCTCATTATTGATGATTCAACCTATGACAGAAGCCGTTCAAAAAAAGTTGAACTTCTTTCCAAGGTTTATGATCATTGCACCGGCAGATATTTGAAAGGATTCAGGATGCTGACTCTTGGGTGGTCTGATGGAAACAGTTTTCTTGGAATCGATTTTGCCCTGTTATCATCAAAGGATGAAAAAAACCGATATAATGAAATCAACCCTAAGATTGATAAAAGAACCTGTGGCTATAAACGCCGCAAAGAGGCAATAACAAAATCCACTGAGTTGCTCGAACCCATGGTTAAAAGAGCCATAAATCTTGGCATTCGGGCAAAGTACCTTGTAATGGATAGCTGGTTTTCAATGCCTTCAGCTATCTCGACTCTTCGCAAACACATCCATGTCATATGTATGTTGAAAGATCAATGGAAATGGTTCTACACATATAATGGGAAAAAGTTCCGCCTCAGTGACCTCTATGGCAAGCTTAAGAAACAAAGAGGACCGTCTCAAATCAAGGCCAGTGTCATTGTCACATTGTCAGACGGGAATAAAGCAAGAATCATTTTTGTGTCCTGCGATACGAAAAGGGGATGGTTGGCTGTTTTATCAACAGATGTTTCCATTGCTGAAGAAGAAATACTACGACTATACGGCAAGCGTTGGGATATAGAAGTCTTTTTCAAAATGTGCAAGCAACACCTGAAGCTGGTCAAAGAGATTCAGATTCGCAACTATGACTGTCTGATCGGGCACACTTCCTTAGTGATAGCCCGGTATAATATTTTGAGCCTATTCCAAAGAGAAGGCATTGATCAGCGATCTTTTGGAGATATATTCAGAGCCTGCAATGAAGAATTGACCAATATAACCTTCATTGAAGCTCTGAAGAGAATAATACAACTGGCCACGGCCACACTGCGTAAAGCACATAAGTTGTCAGATAAAGTCATAACCGCCATGTTTGACGTGATAATGGGGCAAGCTGCTATATATTTTGGCCTATCTGACAATAAAAGACCCCAATTGGCGGGGGTGTTGGGTTAG
- a CDS encoding IS4 family transposase — protein sequence MFTRNCRNFKGEIEFYLKNGQNVFDSKIDGVFQSLKMKTWLCRANIKKQEGYHAAHLLFILFMLPLLQIKTVHSFCRKQWQQWSVSRKDTYYRFKQNTSYRWRAFMNGINHEIFKSVEVHNLPQEDLCFVIDDTILQKTGKKIENVTYLHDHNLGRSVLGFCIVTLGLFANNAFYPLDHAYFFSNKRHAKTPEKIGDPRSSSGLRSYEAKHRTKLELALSMIRRAVEAGMRPGYVLFDSWYSWPWFIQAIRNIHRDIHVVCRLKDSNVHYWYNGRKYRLSKLYQKIRNGFRKDVRTGLLLKRVKVTLPDCDEPVVIVFSKGYQEPELEAVNGRKKKKEPSWVAFLCTNPKLHSSSIIKKYIKRWPIEVCFKECKQMLGLGKDQSNDFNGQVNSSTLSFLRYNILNYLNVAENYSTMGGLFERLVDDAAVKSYSTRLWEFFRGLFHVSFSKIFDLFDIQEDFQAYLDTLEHALTGFTPFQGCET from the coding sequence ATGTTTACCAGAAATTGCCGAAATTTTAAAGGAGAAATCGAGTTTTACCTGAAGAATGGCCAGAATGTTTTTGATTCGAAAATCGATGGTGTCTTCCAATCTCTGAAAATGAAGACCTGGCTCTGTCGTGCAAATATTAAAAAGCAAGAGGGGTATCATGCTGCGCATCTCCTGTTCATATTGTTCATGTTGCCGTTACTACAAATCAAGACCGTCCACTCTTTTTGCCGGAAACAGTGGCAACAGTGGTCTGTCAGCAGAAAGGACACCTATTATCGGTTTAAACAAAACACCAGCTATAGGTGGCGGGCATTTATGAACGGCATAAACCATGAAATTTTTAAAAGTGTTGAAGTTCATAACCTCCCTCAGGAAGATCTGTGTTTTGTAATTGACGACACCATCCTCCAGAAAACAGGCAAAAAGATCGAAAATGTCACCTACCTCCATGATCATAATCTTGGCAGGTCGGTACTCGGATTCTGCATTGTCACCCTGGGACTTTTTGCAAACAATGCTTTTTATCCTCTTGACCATGCCTATTTTTTCAGCAATAAACGGCATGCCAAAACTCCGGAAAAAATCGGAGATCCAAGAAGTAGTAGTGGTCTCCGCAGCTATGAAGCCAAGCATCGCACCAAACTGGAATTAGCCTTGTCCATGATCCGCAGAGCGGTGGAAGCCGGTATGCGTCCTGGCTATGTACTATTCGACAGTTGGTACTCCTGGCCTTGGTTCATCCAAGCAATTCGAAACATTCATCGAGATATTCATGTTGTCTGTCGGCTTAAAGACAGCAATGTTCATTATTGGTATAATGGTCGGAAATACAGGCTCTCTAAACTCTATCAGAAAATTCGAAATGGTTTCAGGAAAGATGTCCGTACAGGCTTACTGCTGAAAAGGGTCAAAGTAACGCTGCCTGATTGTGATGAGCCAGTGGTAATCGTGTTTTCCAAAGGTTATCAAGAACCTGAATTAGAAGCGGTAAACGGTCGGAAAAAGAAAAAAGAACCCTCTTGGGTAGCATTCCTTTGTACAAATCCCAAACTACATTCATCTTCAATCATTAAGAAGTACATCAAACGATGGCCAATCGAAGTATGTTTCAAAGAATGCAAACAGATGCTCGGCCTTGGCAAAGACCAATCCAATGATTTCAACGGGCAGGTAAATTCGTCCACCTTGAGTTTTCTGAGATACAACATCCTGAACTACCTCAATGTTGCCGAGAACTATTCAACTATGGGCGGCCTTTTCGAAAGATTGGTCGATGACGCTGCTGTAAAAAGCTACTCAACACGATTGTGGGAGTTTTTCCGTGGCCTTTTTCATGTCAGTTTTTCAAAGATCTTTGACCTCTTCGATATTCAAGAGGATTTTCAGGCCTATCTTGACACTTTAGAGCACGCACTGACTGGATTCACACCCTTTCAGGGGTGCGAAACTTGA
- a CDS encoding transposase zinc-binding domain-containing protein, which produces MKTIFQTNKDRGVFQEIFLDHWPSFKAKHDGYDDPQYTIPVQKMLDCGKESGGYAEYRCVHCGFDLFRVGFSCKSCFCLSCSKLYVDEFVAQVSKMLHPGVVYRHIVLTLPEQLRQPFYSVRHDGDLLSRLMKTGHQCLEEVVFVALRRNVKIGTMIVVQTHGRSGHYNPHLHIIMTSGGIKEDIDSWFDLRYFKYEIIHKKWQYHLFRMVKDYFKVPEIKIVYNN; this is translated from the coding sequence ATGAAAACTATTTTCCAAACAAATAAAGACAGAGGTGTCTTTCAAGAAATATTCCTCGATCACTGGCCTTCCTTTAAAGCAAAGCACGACGGGTATGATGACCCTCAGTACACCATTCCAGTCCAGAAAATGCTTGATTGTGGAAAGGAAAGTGGTGGATATGCTGAGTATAGATGTGTTCATTGTGGTTTTGATTTATTTCGGGTGGGGTTTAGCTGTAAGAGTTGTTTTTGTTTATCCTGTTCCAAACTGTATGTTGATGAATTTGTAGCACAAGTCAGTAAAATGCTTCATCCCGGTGTCGTTTACAGGCATATAGTGCTGACATTACCAGAACAGTTGAGACAGCCTTTTTACAGTGTCCGTCATGATGGTGATTTGTTATCAAGGTTGATGAAAACAGGTCATCAATGCTTGGAGGAAGTTGTTTTCGTTGCTCTTCGCCGAAATGTAAAAATAGGGACAATGATCGTTGTGCAAACTCATGGACGTTCGGGACATTACAATCCCCATTTACACATAATAATGACCAGTGGTGGAATCAAGGAAGATATCGATAGTTGGTTCGATTTAAGATATTTCAAGTATGAAATCATACATAAAAAATGGCAATATCATTTGTTTCGCATGGTGAAAGATTACTTTAAAGTTCCTGAAATCAAAATAGTTTACAATAATTAA
- a CDS encoding glycosyltransferase, with product MIRKLKKILFRYLKTGKLVFIGKPVYKAIITIELLFHRLVDLCARTGSGSQDNLNSDLTVLVKTFERPRTVKRLIKSIKRFYPNLRIILVDDSKYPVQINGIETVVMPFDSGISAGRNKALSLVKTEFVLVLDDDFVFFRKTDLVNALKRIKANPNIDILGGEVIDLPFYKTFDYYTAPIFATVAQPTMPTGSLIDGMPVLDKVANFYIGRTHAIKKIKWDNLLKRLDHADFFTRAKGVLTSVLTDEFKCLHARTIYNRTYMSFRNNLKRDQIYLFLKYNHESNIKNPQMP from the coding sequence ATGATTCGTAAATTAAAAAAAATACTATTTAGATATTTAAAAACCGGAAAGCTGGTTTTTATCGGAAAGCCTGTATACAAAGCGATTATAACTATTGAACTTTTATTTCATCGTTTGGTTGATTTGTGTGCTCGAACCGGTTCTGGTTCACAGGATAATCTTAATTCTGATTTAACTGTCCTTGTCAAGACCTTTGAAAGACCTCGAACGGTAAAACGGCTTATTAAAAGCATAAAAAGGTTTTATCCCAACCTTAGGATTATTCTTGTTGACGATAGTAAATATCCTGTTCAAATCAATGGAATAGAAACTGTGGTTATGCCATTTGACAGCGGTATATCCGCCGGAAGGAATAAAGCGTTATCACTGGTTAAAACAGAATTTGTTTTAGTGCTGGACGATGATTTTGTTTTTTTTAGAAAAACCGACCTTGTCAATGCCCTTAAAAGAATTAAAGCCAATCCAAATATTGATATTTTAGGGGGCGAAGTCATAGATCTTCCATTTTACAAAACCTTTGACTACTATACAGCTCCCATATTTGCAACAGTGGCTCAACCGACAATGCCAACTGGATCATTAATTGATGGTATGCCTGTGCTTGACAAGGTTGCAAATTTTTATATCGGCAGGACCCATGCTATAAAAAAAATCAAATGGGATAACCTATTAAAAAGGTTAGATCATGCTGACTTTTTTACCAGGGCCAAAGGCGTTTTGACATCTGTTTTAACAGATGAGTTTAAATGTCTTCATGCCAGAACCATTTATAATAGAACTTATATGAGTTTCCGAAACAATCTAAAAAGAGATCAGATATACTTGTTTCTAAAATACAACCATGAATCTAATATTAAAAACCCTCAGATGCCATAA
- a CDS encoding IS1634 family transposase translates to MELEINRLDHYGVVAGVIKDLKLVEQIDSLLGVHDLSEISHGEAIAGMILNGLGFTDRPLSLTPQFFENKPLEVLFRPGVQAEHFNRFKLGRTLDVAHAYGCEALFGSLAASVCQQEQVDCSFGCEDTTSFSVTGENLPDQDTQAVTITHGYSKDHRPDLKQVVLEMMTSQDGGIPLLMKCWDGNSNDNTIFQHRSKKLVEAWNDMEAPRYLIMDSKGYSKENAIHLNSLNFITRIPETNKPAKTSIQNALNHDIWESWDEQRKYTCLEIEHYEIQQRWIVVFSEAAFNRSEKTVEKASIKEKTQIDKALYHLQAQRFETETEARASLEKLHKKWKYHQVKAVEIKEHKKYLSKGRPGKSTPFEIKYQIEFKAEKDLEQIKQIVRERACFIIGSNIPKSELSDVEVLQAYQKQDHVEKGFGFLKSSLCFASAFFLEKPSRIEGLIMVMTLSLLVYTIAQRRLRKALEKLNETIPNQIKQPSKRPTMRWIFQILEGINHVVIRENQQVKVMLEGVSELRRKILTLLGDSVAKIYQVVSRFQNNCLKC, encoded by the coding sequence ATGGAATTAGAAATAAATCGTTTAGATCATTATGGTGTTGTAGCCGGTGTAATTAAAGACCTGAAATTAGTGGAACAAATTGATAGTCTGTTAGGAGTCCATGATCTGTCAGAGATTAGCCATGGAGAAGCGATTGCTGGTATGATTCTTAATGGTCTTGGTTTTACTGATCGTCCTCTTTCTTTGACACCTCAGTTTTTTGAGAATAAACCACTGGAAGTCTTATTTCGTCCGGGAGTGCAAGCCGAGCATTTCAACCGGTTTAAGTTAGGGCGTACTCTGGATGTGGCTCATGCCTATGGCTGTGAGGCGTTGTTTGGAAGTTTAGCAGCATCAGTTTGTCAGCAGGAACAGGTTGATTGTAGCTTTGGCTGCGAAGATACCACCAGCTTTTCTGTGACTGGTGAAAATCTGCCAGATCAAGATACTCAAGCGGTCACGATTACCCATGGTTATTCGAAAGATCATCGACCCGATCTGAAACAAGTGGTCTTGGAAATGATGACATCTCAAGATGGGGGAATTCCGCTTTTGATGAAATGTTGGGATGGAAATTCTAATGATAATACTATTTTCCAGCATCGGTCTAAAAAACTGGTAGAAGCCTGGAATGATATGGAAGCCCCACGCTATCTGATTATGGATTCAAAAGGTTATAGTAAAGAAAATGCTATCCACCTAAATTCTTTGAATTTTATCACTCGAATTCCGGAAACAAACAAACCAGCTAAGACATCAATTCAGAATGCTTTAAATCATGATATTTGGGAAAGTTGGGATGAACAAAGAAAATATACTTGTCTTGAAATAGAGCATTATGAGATCCAGCAACGCTGGATTGTAGTTTTTTCTGAAGCTGCTTTTAATCGTTCTGAAAAAACAGTAGAAAAAGCCAGCATTAAAGAAAAAACTCAGATTGATAAGGCGCTTTATCATTTACAGGCTCAAAGGTTTGAAACGGAGACTGAGGCCAGGGCGTCCCTGGAGAAATTGCATAAAAAGTGGAAATATCACCAGGTGAAAGCGGTTGAAATCAAAGAACATAAAAAATATCTGAGCAAAGGTAGACCTGGTAAAAGCACTCCCTTTGAAATCAAATATCAAATTGAATTTAAAGCTGAAAAAGACCTGGAACAAATCAAACAAATCGTGCGGGAAAGGGCTTGCTTTATCATTGGCAGCAATATCCCTAAATCTGAGTTGAGTGATGTTGAGGTGCTTCAAGCCTATCAAAAACAAGATCATGTTGAGAAAGGGTTTGGCTTTTTGAAGAGTTCTTTGTGTTTTGCCTCTGCGTTTTTCCTGGAAAAACCATCCAGGATTGAAGGCCTGATAATGGTGATGACTTTATCCTTACTTGTTTACACTATAGCACAGAGGCGCTTAAGAAAAGCGTTGGAAAAGCTGAATGAAACCATTCCTAATCAGATTAAACAACCCAGTAAACGTCCCACCATGAGATGGATTTTTCAAATTTTGGAGGGGATCAATCATGTTGTAATTAGGGAAAATCAGCAGGTTAAAGTAATGTTAGAAGGAGTTAGTGAATTACGCAGAAAAATATTAACGCTTTTGGGAGATTCTGTTGCAAAGATTTATCAAGTGGTATCTCGATTTCAAAACAACTGCCTGAAATGCTAA
- a CDS encoding nucleotidyltransferase domain-containing protein, producing the protein MWDFKNEFSNDIPERVIKKFQKYFIGNVGRNALLSNEQFKLTDMLEKAGILVMPLKGPFLSYVVYGNDSLRFSSDIDIFVKESHAIEARDLLIANGYQSLDKIDFKYDNFYLKIEHAFNLHNPNNNICVDLQWKILGSYTSEPITIEKIESKLIKQHYGDRFINQLSPEYLLFYLCVHGSKDGWRKFEWICCISEFLKKHTDFDWEEIYRLSKKENCFKKLLLGLFLAKSLCDAPLPQKADTYIKQNPTVINAGRKFIELYLNNKSVAASFTDNSTFSPFNLQIQDDWRNIARYIIRQIFKPTAKDLSLFPLHKKLVFLYYIYRPLRLLWRIFIYSFNKFSRKSSKIF; encoded by the coding sequence ATGTGGGATTTTAAAAATGAATTTTCAAATGATATCCCCGAAAGGGTAATAAAAAAGTTTCAGAAGTATTTCATTGGTAATGTGGGCAGAAATGCACTTCTCTCCAATGAACAGTTCAAACTGACTGATATGCTGGAAAAGGCTGGCATTCTGGTCATGCCACTTAAAGGCCCCTTTCTATCATATGTGGTTTATGGGAATGATTCTTTAAGGTTCTCAAGTGATATAGATATTTTTGTCAAAGAGTCACATGCTATCGAAGCCAGGGATCTTTTAATTGCTAACGGATATCAATCTCTTGATAAAATAGATTTCAAATATGATAATTTTTATTTAAAAATTGAGCATGCTTTTAATCTTCACAACCCCAATAATAATATATGTGTTGACCTCCAATGGAAGATTTTGGGCAGCTATACTTCGGAACCGATAACCATTGAAAAAATTGAAAGCAAATTAATCAAACAACATTACGGCGATCGTTTCATTAATCAGTTATCGCCTGAGTACCTGTTGTTTTATCTTTGTGTTCATGGAAGCAAAGACGGATGGCGCAAATTTGAGTGGATCTGCTGCATTTCTGAATTTTTAAAAAAACACACCGATTTTGATTGGGAGGAGATATATCGTTTATCCAAAAAAGAAAACTGTTTTAAAAAACTTCTGTTAGGGCTTTTTCTGGCAAAATCATTGTGTGATGCCCCTTTACCTCAAAAGGCAGATACATACATAAAGCAAAACCCCACGGTCATTAATGCAGGTCGAAAATTCATTGAATTATATCTAAACAATAAAAGCGTGGCAGCAAGTTTTACAGACAATAGTACTTTTTCTCCATTTAACCTTCAAATACAAGATGATTGGCGCAATATAGCCCGCTATATAATCAGGCAGATTTTTAAACCAACGGCTAAAGATTTAAGTCTTTTCCCCTTACATAAAAAACTTGTATTTTTATACTATATTTACCGTCCATTAAGGCTTCTATGGCGAATTTTTATTTATTCATTTAACAAATTCAGCCGAAAATCATCCAAAATATTCTAA